The proteins below are encoded in one region of Sphingobacterium sp. R2:
- a CDS encoding ATP-binding protein → MKNAAELIQQLNHTDECNWIEAKRGSAIDRSILESVCAFSNEPGLGGGYILFGVEKEELSLFPTYYASGVEQSDKIQLDLSSQCASMFNQSIRPIIHVESVDGKNVIVAYVPELPNGQKPIYFKSEKLPHGAYRRIGSSDQRCTDDDLFVFFNKEDSFDSTLVGGSSLDDISEEALALYRQLRSKVNSFAEELQYNDEDLLYSLGCIRKEKGEIQLTYAGLLIFGKRVAHRRLLPMVRVDYIRVPGNEWMEDPENRFTTIDMRGSLLEMVQRVFSQITDDLPKGFILPEGELQAESNGLPTRVLREAIVNALIHRTYRENQPIQIIRYGNRIEIKNPGFSLKPEDNLGEPGSKSRNPFIAAVFHETNLAETKGSGIRTMRALMEKANLLPPTFESDHGRNQFTVRLLLHHFLGVDDVQWLSTFENYSLNEDQKRALIFTREVGAIDNSSYRQLNGVDILKASSDLRDMRIKELLIQKGKGRATYYVVGKNFIAGDGAEDSKPPVSVSAPVDDIEIQILEDSEPAVADIEPPVADSELPLAVSELPRNVEGTISEDILKRLPQELINEIPLYRKRIQDKTLLADFIYRLCETDSFQLHELSTILNKTEKYLLSNFIKPLREKGILEYTIPDMPNHFKQAYRAAKK, encoded by the coding sequence ATGAAAAATGCAGCAGAATTAATTCAACAGCTCAATCACACCGATGAATGTAATTGGATAGAAGCTAAGCGCGGAAGTGCTATTGATCGATCCATATTGGAAAGCGTGTGTGCCTTCTCCAACGAACCAGGTCTGGGAGGTGGTTACATCTTGTTTGGTGTAGAAAAGGAAGAGTTATCTTTATTCCCAACTTACTATGCCTCTGGGGTAGAACAGTCAGATAAAATACAGCTTGACCTGAGCTCGCAGTGTGCGTCGATGTTTAACCAATCCATTCGCCCTATTATACATGTCGAATCTGTCGACGGAAAAAATGTTATCGTAGCTTATGTGCCAGAGCTTCCGAATGGACAGAAACCAATCTATTTTAAAAGTGAGAAGTTACCTCACGGAGCTTATCGCCGTATAGGATCTTCAGACCAACGCTGTACAGACGATGATCTGTTTGTATTCTTTAATAAAGAAGATAGTTTTGATAGTACTTTGGTAGGCGGTTCTTCTCTCGATGATATTAGTGAAGAAGCTCTTGCATTATATAGACAGCTTCGTAGTAAGGTAAATTCTTTTGCGGAAGAACTGCAGTACAATGACGAAGATTTACTCTATTCATTAGGGTGCATCCGAAAAGAAAAAGGAGAAATCCAACTGACATACGCAGGCTTACTGATTTTTGGAAAACGAGTAGCACATCGCCGGCTGTTGCCTATGGTCCGTGTGGATTATATACGGGTTCCGGGTAATGAATGGATGGAAGATCCCGAAAATAGGTTTACCACTATTGACATGCGTGGTTCGCTTTTAGAGATGGTGCAACGTGTCTTTAGTCAGATTACGGATGACCTTCCTAAAGGCTTTATTCTTCCTGAAGGCGAACTACAAGCCGAAAGTAATGGACTGCCTACTCGTGTCCTTCGTGAGGCTATTGTCAACGCATTGATCCATAGAACTTATCGGGAGAACCAACCTATACAGATTATCCGCTATGGTAACCGCATCGAGATTAAGAACCCTGGCTTTTCCTTAAAACCGGAGGATAATTTGGGAGAACCGGGCTCGAAGAGCCGAAACCCATTTATTGCAGCTGTATTCCATGAAACTAACTTGGCGGAGACCAAAGGTTCGGGAATACGTACGATGAGGGCTTTGATGGAAAAAGCAAACCTTTTACCGCCGACATTCGAAAGTGATCATGGTCGTAACCAATTTACCGTACGTTTACTTCTTCATCACTTTTTGGGAGTGGATGATGTACAATGGCTGTCGACTTTTGAAAATTATTCGCTAAATGAAGATCAGAAACGTGCGTTAATTTTTACTCGTGAAGTCGGTGCTATAGATAATTCTTCGTATAGACAGCTTAACGGTGTAGATATTCTCAAAGCCAGTAGTGATCTTAGGGATATGCGTATTAAAGAATTACTAATTCAAAAAGGTAAAGGTAGAGCTACCTATTATGTTGTCGGTAAAAACTTTATTGCCGGAGATGGAGCAGAAGATAGTAAACCACCTGTAAGCGTTAGTGCACCAGTTGATGATATTGAAATACAAATTCTCGAAGATAGTGAACCAGCTGTAGCTGATATTGAACCACCTGTAGCTGATAGTGAACTACCTCTAGCTGTTAGTGAACTACCTCGTAATGTTGAAGGTACAATATCTGAGGATATTTTAAAGCGCCTGCCTCAAGAACTGATAAATGAAATACCATTGTATAGAAAGCGAATACAAGACAAAACCTTGTTAGCAGATTTTATTTACCGACTTTGTGAGACAGATAGTTTTCAGCTACATGAGCTTTCTACAATACTCAACAAAACAGAAAAATACCTCTTGTCTAATTTTATAAAACCCCTTCGTGAGAAAGGAATACTGGAATACACAATCCCAGACATGCCAAATCATTTCAAACAGGCTTACCGTGCCGCCAAAAAATAA
- a CDS encoding site-specific DNA-methyltransferase, translating to MSVDKLDMQSANLVNQNIEKLAELFPNCVTESGTGKAIDFDLLRQELSHAVVEGNKERYRLEWPGKKEAIVIANSPTTKTLRPIREDSVDFDNTENIYIEGDNLEVLKLLQESYLGKIKMIYIDPPYNTGKDFVYKDNFAKDTQEELFESGQKDKYNQRLVVNPETAGRYHSNWLSMMYPRLKLARNLLKEDGVIFISIDDNEVHNSRKICDEIFGEGNFVAELVWERAYSPKNDAKFISNSHDYILMYAKSVDSFKIGRIERTDAANARYRNFDNDPRGVWKPSDMSVKTYNADNDYPITTPSGRVVEPPAGRCWRLSKNAFFERLRDNRIWFGTDGNSVPSIKRFLTDLKFDGMAPTSILFYKDVGHSQEGAKEVVSLFEGRGHFDGPKPQRLVSRLITLANTDKDSIILDFFSGSATTAHSVMKMNAEKNDGKCKYIMVQLPESTDEKSEAYNAGYKNICEIGKERIRLAAKKIKEETGAEIDYGFRVYRLDDSNMQEVYYKPQEYTQANLDLFADNVKSDRTADDLLAQVMLDWGLPLSLKIERLEIVGKEVFRVAEDSLYACFDKGLDETFAKEIAKDKPLRVVFRDNGFKDDTAKVNVKQLLKQLSPETEMKVI from the coding sequence ATGAGTGTAGACAAATTGGATATGCAATCAGCAAATTTAGTGAATCAGAATATAGAAAAATTAGCGGAGTTGTTTCCGAACTGCGTGACTGAAAGTGGTACAGGAAAGGCTATAGACTTTGATTTATTACGACAAGAATTGAGTCATGCCGTTGTGGAAGGTAACAAAGAACGCTACCGTCTGGAGTGGCCAGGGAAGAAAGAAGCGATAGTAATTGCAAACTCGCCAACAACCAAGACACTTCGTCCTATTCGTGAAGATTCGGTAGATTTTGACAATACCGAAAACATCTATATTGAGGGCGACAATCTGGAAGTGCTTAAGCTATTACAGGAAAGTTACCTTGGTAAAATCAAAATGATTTACATAGACCCTCCATATAATACAGGAAAGGACTTCGTCTATAAAGACAACTTTGCTAAAGATACTCAGGAAGAGCTTTTTGAAAGTGGACAAAAGGATAAGTACAATCAGCGCTTAGTCGTTAACCCGGAAACAGCCGGACGTTACCATTCCAATTGGCTTAGTATGATGTACCCAAGGCTGAAATTGGCTCGAAATCTTCTTAAAGAGGACGGTGTAATTTTTATCTCTATCGATGATAATGAGGTGCATAATTCAAGAAAAATTTGTGACGAAATTTTTGGAGAAGGGAATTTTGTGGCAGAATTAGTATGGGAAAGAGCATATTCACCAAAAAACGATGCGAAGTTCATTTCGAATAGTCATGACTATATTTTAATGTATGCTAAGTCCGTTGATAGTTTCAAGATAGGTCGAATCGAAAGAACTGATGCAGCAAATGCTCGTTATAGAAATTTTGATAATGACCCCAGGGGAGTATGGAAACCTAGTGATATGTCTGTTAAAACCTATAATGCGGATAACGATTACCCAATAACCACTCCTTCTGGGCGGGTTGTAGAACCTCCAGCAGGGCGCTGCTGGAGGCTCTCGAAGAATGCGTTCTTCGAGAGACTCCGTGATAATAGAATTTGGTTTGGTACTGATGGAAATAGTGTGCCGTCAATAAAGCGTTTCTTGACAGATCTAAAGTTCGATGGTATGGCTCCAACTTCAATATTATTTTATAAAGATGTTGGGCATAGTCAAGAAGGAGCTAAAGAGGTGGTTTCACTCTTTGAAGGGAGAGGACATTTCGATGGCCCTAAACCTCAAAGATTAGTGAGTAGGCTTATAACATTAGCAAATACTGATAAAGATTCTATCATCCTCGACTTCTTCTCCGGCTCAGCCACCACTGCTCATTCGGTAATGAAAATGAATGCTGAAAAAAACGATGGTAAATGTAAATACATTATGGTCCAACTTCCTGAATCTACTGATGAAAAAAGTGAAGCTTACAATGCTGGATACAAAAACATCTGTGAGATAGGTAAAGAACGTATTCGTCTTGCCGCCAAGAAAATCAAAGAAGAAACTGGTGCAGAGATAGATTACGGATTTCGTGTGTACCGACTGGATGATAGTAATATGCAGGAAGTATATTATAAACCTCAAGAATATACGCAAGCGAATCTAGACTTGTTTGCAGATAATGTAAAATCTGACCGAACAGCAGATGACCTTCTGGCACAAGTCATGCTCGACTGGGGACTTCCATTGAGTTTGAAGATTGAACGATTGGAAATTGTAGGAAAGGAAGTTTTCCGCGTTGCTGAAGATTCATTATATGCATGTTTCGATAAAGGACTTGATGAGACATTTGCCAAAGAAATAGCAAAAGATAAACCTTTACGTGTGGTCTTTAGGGATAACGGATTTAAGGATGACACAGCGAAGGTCAATGTCAAGCAATTGCTGAAGCAATTGAGTCCAGAAACTGAAATGAAGGTGATCTAA
- a CDS encoding HAD family hydrolase, producing MKKVLITDLDDTIWNWFKMWYESSNNFYNNIIEHLGKDPEKLYKDFRAVHQKYHTSEASHEIDEIESLTIDDINFIRNKAFIGNKTIMHKYNSDRVHNLMLYPNVLETLEVLRSKNIKIIGFTESNTFHTLKRIKQLGLESFFDSIYAPIDLGKKDMTKRFYQKDQYISKSIKLNELPKGTKKPNKDVLLTILKENNFTAEDAIYVGDKLQKDIAMANDANVFSVHAKYGDIPIDESYKLLQKVSHWSEEDVQYEAKIKKQTEGITIKPNLEITNFNQILNLF from the coding sequence ATGAAAAAAGTATTAATAACAGATTTAGACGACACTATTTGGAATTGGTTTAAAATGTGGTATGAATCGTCTAATAATTTTTATAACAATATAATTGAACATTTGGGTAAAGATCCTGAAAAACTTTATAAAGACTTCCGGGCTGTACATCAAAAATATCACACTAGTGAAGCTTCACATGAAATAGACGAAATTGAATCCTTAACAATTGACGATATAAATTTTATAAGAAATAAGGCATTTATAGGAAATAAAACTATCATGCACAAATATAACTCAGATAGAGTTCACAATCTGATGCTATATCCAAATGTCTTAGAAACATTAGAAGTTTTACGTTCAAAAAATATAAAAATAATTGGCTTTACAGAAAGCAATACTTTTCATACATTAAAAAGAATCAAACAACTAGGACTCGAGTCTTTCTTTGATTCTATCTATGCTCCGATCGATTTAGGGAAAAAAGACATGACAAAACGTTTTTACCAAAAAGATCAATATATTTCAAAATCCATTAAATTAAATGAGCTTCCAAAAGGTACAAAAAAACCCAATAAAGACGTATTATTAACAATATTAAAAGAAAATAATTTCACTGCGGAAGATGCTATTTATGTTGGGGATAAGCTTCAAAAAGACATTGCGATGGCAAATGATGCTAATGTTTTTTCTGTTCACGCTAAATACGGAGATATCCCTATTGACGAAAGTTATAAACTACTTCAAAAAGTATCGCATTGGTCAGAAGAAGATGTCCAATATGAAGCAAAAATAAAAAAACAAACAGAAGGAATAACTATTAAACCAAACTTGGAAATAACAAACTTCAATCAAATACTGAACCTATTTTAA
- a CDS encoding N-6 DNA methylase gives MKKIFAFLAFLDPIEADRLIVSAYIYDNEILPENNQFIHEYIITEAFEEEYRLLGEFRELLAEQFSEITLETVIKLFENVVSPADRIVNGAIYTPINIREYIVNKAFENHANLEEVVVGDIACGCASFLYTAARELKTRTNRTYFQIFSENLYGLDIQEYSATRARLLLTLLALTEDEDPEEFNFNLHVGDALTFNWADNVPGFVGFAILLGNPPYVRYRNMDEQTRLNLRHWEVAQVGLTDLYIPFFQIGIENLQPNGVLGFITMNSFFKSLNGRALRQYFSDHQLDFIIEDFGAEQIFKSKNTYVCICFIYNRQAEAIRYASITGETLNEPREHHIRPYVTLNNRSGWNLRNTATVTAIENTGRPFGEIYTTRHGIATLKNDIYIFSPADEDDNFFYLQNGQRFEIERGICKEIVNSNKLSRVKDINSLKEKVIFPYEQTGNRVTIMPEEKIQDLYPNAYRYLKYKRSILDERDKGGAKKYDNWYAYGRTQSLERMRHKLFFPKFSDVTPSFLVDHDENLMFYNGLALIGESEQDVEIARKIMESKVFWYYIESTSKPYSNKYYSLNSTYINNFGVCDLSEEELDFLLNETNQAHLDEFFGDKYGVTI, from the coding sequence ATGAAAAAAATATTCGCTTTTTTAGCATTTCTCGATCCAATCGAAGCGGACCGATTAATTGTATCGGCGTATATTTATGATAATGAAATACTTCCAGAAAACAATCAATTTATACATGAGTATATTATTACGGAAGCATTCGAAGAAGAATACAGGCTATTAGGTGAATTTCGAGAATTACTTGCAGAACAATTTAGTGAAATTACATTAGAAACAGTTATTAAGCTTTTCGAAAATGTTGTTTCTCCTGCAGATCGAATAGTTAATGGAGCGATCTACACCCCTATTAACATACGTGAATATATTGTTAACAAAGCATTTGAGAATCACGCTAATTTAGAAGAAGTTGTTGTTGGCGACATCGCATGTGGATGCGCAAGTTTCTTATACACAGCTGCCAGAGAATTAAAAACCCGTACAAACAGAACATATTTCCAGATCTTTAGCGAGAACCTCTATGGGCTGGATATTCAAGAGTACTCAGCAACAAGGGCTAGGCTTTTATTGACCCTTTTGGCACTTACTGAAGACGAAGATCCAGAAGAGTTTAATTTCAACCTCCATGTTGGCGATGCACTTACGTTCAACTGGGCAGATAATGTTCCTGGATTTGTCGGATTCGCCATTTTGTTGGGTAACCCACCTTATGTTCGTTACCGCAATATGGACGAACAAACACGCCTTAACCTAAGACATTGGGAAGTGGCTCAGGTAGGTCTTACTGATTTGTATATACCGTTTTTTCAAATCGGAATCGAAAACCTGCAGCCAAATGGTGTATTAGGTTTCATCACAATGAATAGCTTTTTTAAAAGCTTAAATGGAAGAGCTTTACGACAGTATTTCTCAGATCATCAACTTGATTTTATAATCGAAGATTTTGGAGCAGAACAAATCTTCAAATCAAAGAACACATATGTATGCATCTGCTTTATATATAATCGTCAAGCCGAAGCAATACGTTATGCAAGCATTACCGGAGAGACTCTGAATGAACCTAGAGAACATCATATACGGCCATATGTCACGTTAAATAACCGAAGTGGTTGGAACTTAAGAAATACAGCGACTGTAACTGCTATCGAGAATACCGGTCGACCGTTTGGAGAAATATACACTACGAGGCATGGCATCGCAACACTTAAAAATGACATCTACATCTTCTCCCCTGCTGATGAAGATGATAATTTCTTTTACTTACAGAACGGACAACGGTTCGAAATTGAACGTGGTATCTGTAAGGAAATCGTTAACTCGAATAAATTGAGCCGTGTAAAGGATATAAATTCTTTGAAAGAAAAGGTTATTTTTCCTTATGAACAAACGGGCAATCGAGTCACGATTATGCCAGAAGAAAAGATTCAAGATCTATATCCTAATGCATATCGTTATCTAAAATATAAAAGGAGTATTCTAGATGAGCGCGACAAAGGAGGAGCAAAAAAATATGACAATTGGTATGCCTATGGCCGGACACAGTCGTTAGAGAGAATGAGACATAAATTGTTCTTTCCAAAATTCTCTGATGTCACTCCATCTTTTCTAGTTGACCATGACGAAAACTTGATGTTTTATAATGGTTTGGCGCTCATAGGTGAGAGTGAACAGGATGTAGAAATCGCTCGTAAGATCATGGAATCAAAAGTGTTCTGGTATTACATAGAATCTACTAGTAAACCTTATTCCAATAAATACTATTCTTTGAATAGCACTTACATCAACAATTTCGGTGTATGTGATTTGTCGGAAGAGGAGCTTGATTTCCTCTTAAATGAGACAAACCAAGCTCATTTAGACGAGTTTTTTGGAGATAAATATGGTGTAACCATATAA